From one Cynocephalus volans isolate mCynVol1 chromosome X, mCynVol1.pri, whole genome shotgun sequence genomic stretch:
- the LOC134367882 gene encoding melanoma-associated antigen B10-like, with amino-acid sequence MPRGQKSKLRAREKRRQAREEPEVVKGAPATAAEEEKSVTSSSPRFKENPQRSSAAGTLSHHQEPQKAPSSTAAAAAASSTRPNEGTTSEAEERPNASQAQASTEHMGLDPLDKKVTNLVRYLLYKYQRKEPIRKVDMLRNVIKMDKNQFPEILRGASRDLELIFGLDVKEVGPNGSLYVLVNKLDLSCDGRVNDNTGLPKTGLLMTVLAVIFSKGNCATEQHIWEVLNMMGIYDGVEHFIYGEPRKFLTEDWVKEMYLEYRQVPNSDPPSYLFRWGPRAYAETSKMKVLKFLSKIHGTVPSDFPSLFEEALIEEGQRARARVADRARIAAMARARSTAISSTLPAPSEG; translated from the coding sequence ATGCCTCGGGGTCAGAAGAGTAAGCTCCGTGCCCGTGAGAAACGCCGCCAGGCTCGAGAAGAACCTGAGGTTGTGAAGGGTGCTCCAGCCACTGCAGCGGAGGAAGAAAAGTCCGTGACTTCCTCGTCTCCTCGCTTCAAAGAAAATCCCCAGAGGTCATCTGCTGCTGGAACACTCAGCCATCACCAAGAACCACAGAAAGCCCCATCCAGCActgctgctgcagcagctgctTCATCCACAAGACCTAATGAAGGCACCACCAGCGAAGCTGAGGAAAGGCCAAATGCCTCACAGGCCCAGGCTTCCACTGAGCACATGGGATTAGACCCTTTAGACAAGAAGGTTACAAACCTGGTCCGTTACCTGTTGTACAAGTATCAAAGGAAAGAGCCCATTCGAAAGGTAGATATGCTGAGAAATGTGATCAAAATGGATAAGAATCAATTCCCTGAGATCCTGAGGGGAGCCTCTAGGGACCTGGAGCTGATCTTTGGCCTTGATGTGAAAGAAGTCGGTCCCAACGGGAGCCTCTACGTCCTCGTCAACAAACTGGATCTAAGCTGTGATGGAAGAGTGAATGACAACACAGGCTTGCCCAAGACTGGCCTGCTGATGACTGTTCTGGCTGTCATCTTCTCGAAGGGCAATTGTGCCACTGAGCAGCACATCTGGGAAGTGCTAAATATGATGGGAATATATGATGGGGTGGAGCATTTCATCTATGGGGAACCCAGGAAGTTTCTCACTGAAGATTGGGTAAAAGAAATGTACCTGGAATATCGTCAGGTGCCCAACAGTGATCCTccaagctatcttttcaggtgggGTCCAAGAGCCTACGCTGAAACCAGCAAGATGAAAGTTCTTAAGTTTTTGTCCAAAATCCATGGGACCGTCCCAAGTGACTTCCCATCCTTGTTTGAAGAGGCTCTGATAGAAGAAGGGCAGCGAGCCCGAGCCAGAGTTGCAGATAGGGCTCGTATTGCTGCCATGGCCAGGGCTCGTTCTACAGCCATTTCCAGCACTCTTCCTGCCCCAAGTGAAGGCTGA